Proteins from one Periplaneta americana isolate PAMFEO1 chromosome 6, P.americana_PAMFEO1_priV1, whole genome shotgun sequence genomic window:
- the LOC138702327 gene encoding glycine receptor subunit alpha-1-like, protein MLETYIPTILFVVISWGSFLVKPDMVPGRMVLLVTNLLSLITMFEAVRASSPPALGVKSVDVWLLCCIMFVFLALLEYLFVLYKMIDPDSCEMFTKLFRPGNNENSSAVSPAGLRVNSQISTKSRLDPFHRKLKNFFCSRVYYNSKWCYMDKISIVCFPVLFIIYNIVYWTVYVERRNEVLKDSYDCS, encoded by the exons ATGTTGGAGACCTACATTCCGACCATCTTATTCGTCGTCATTTCGTGGGGCAGCTTTCTCGTGAAACCGGACATGGTGCCAGGAAGAATGGTGCTCCTAGTCACCAACTTGCTCTCACTGATAACCATGTTCGAGGCTGTCAG AGCGTCGTCGCCTCCTGCGCTGGGCGTTAAATCCGTGGACGTGTGGCTGCTCTGCTGCATCATGTTCGTCTTCCTCGCTCTCCTCGAGTACCTTTTCGTTCTCTACAAGATGATTGACCCCGATAGTTGTGAGATGTTTACCAAACTCTTCCGGCCAGGCAATAATGAGAATTCGTCTGCAGTATCCCCGGCG GGCCTTCGCGTCAACTCACAAATATCGACGAAATCAAGGCTGGACCCTTTCCATCGTAAACTGAAGAATTTCTTCTGCTCCAGAGTATACTACAACTCCAAGTGGTGCTACATGGACAAGATATCGATAGTTTGTTTCCCTGTCTTATTCATCATATACAACATAGTGTACTGGACTGTCTATGTTGAAAGAAGGAATGAAGTGTTGAAGGATTCCTACGACTGttcataa